A window of the Chelonoidis abingdonii isolate Lonesome George chromosome 19, CheloAbing_2.0, whole genome shotgun sequence genome harbors these coding sequences:
- the LOC116823877 gene encoding C-C motif chemokine 17-like, whose amino-acid sequence MISLRTALLAAFLLGLSYQYATAKSLIPVECCFDYMTGAIQLAKLVDYYWTPSECHLQAVVLETVAGRKVCADPSKLWLKRAMKVLKAKRK is encoded by the exons ATGATCAGCCTGAGGACAGCTCTCCTGGCCGCCTTCCTCCTGGGGCTTTCTTACCAATATGCAACAG CCAAATCACTTATTCCCGTGGAATGTTGCTTTGATTACATGACTGGTGCCATTCAGCTTGCTAAACTGGTGGATTACTACTGGACCCCCAGCGAGTGTCACTTACAAGCCGTTGT GTTGGAGACGGTTGCTGGTCGAAAGGTCTGTGCTGACCCCTCAAAGCTTTGGTTGAAGAGAGCAATGAAGGTCTTGAAGGCAAAGAGGAAATAA